Genomic window (Syngnathus scovelli strain Florida chromosome 14, RoL_Ssco_1.2, whole genome shotgun sequence):
CCAAAGCAGGTGGCGGCTTGAACATGTTCCACAGTGGTTTGGTGCACGCCTCGCAGTTGGTGGGGAAGTGGTACAGGGTGGGAATGAACTCGTGGCCTTTGTGACAGATGTAGCTGGACTTTTCGCCGATTGCCAGAGGCTCCACGGGAAATTCGGGCTCCTTTTTGCTCTCCCCTTCATTGGCATAAAGAATCTGGAGAGAAGAAAGGAACCATTCAAAGTGTGTCTTTCAAGGGCACCTGTTTTATCTGTCTCATGAGTTCATTTTGAATTTTCAGCATAGCGTAGATAGAGGTACAAACAATTGCAAACCTGAAATATTCTTGGAATTTCTTTGGCATCGGCTCGGTACACGTCCGTTTGAGTGACAGGCCTCACATGGAAGAGTTTgctgtgaagaagaagaagaaaaaataaacatgtGACACAAGCCCCCTCTCGTAAAATAAGTTTCTGGTGTATTTGCCAAACAATTGATTCTCCCTGCAGTGCCGTACTTACTCTATATCAAGCACCATATAAGGGATGGACTGCTCTTTGTCTTGTTCGCTCTTGTAGAAGAGAATCTTCTTGCTGCTCACGACAACATACTACAGCAAGTCGGGAGAACAtggtcaaaacaaaacaaagaacatacgtacgtacatatCAAGACATTATCCGTTTGCACGGTTTACCTTTTTTTCCCATCCAAACTTCTTGGTGTtgttccgcacagggagggataGCCACCCTTCAAGCCTTGTTTCTAAGGGAAAAAGATTGGTCaaatgtacgtacgtacgtacgtaccttATGAGGCAACAGGGATGCCATGCCGCCTTCTACTTTTTCTTTACCTGTCAAGGCGTCATCGGTGTCAAAGTCCGGACCGCTACAGACGCTGGCCGACTCAATGGACTGAACGCTGAGTGACTGAAGGAGATTCCTCAGCTGCTCGATGTCGCTGTCTTTACTGTCCAGGGCCATCTGAAGCTCAATTCGCATCTGACTCTCATCTGCCAATTGCTACCAATAAAAAGGAAACGGCACCCGCCGATCAAATACACCGCTGGAAGTGATATGAATCGGTGGGGAGCGTCGGACTCACCGCCTGCATTTCGTTGATCTCTCGTTGGTATTTGATGATGGTGCTGTTGAGTTTTTCCTTCTCCGATCTCAGCTCCAACTGCAGCTTTCGGTTCTCTTTCTCCTTTCGGCGCATATCTGTGTCATTGCCGCGGCGACTACTTCCACCACGCACCTCCTTCCTGTTCATGATCTCTGCCAGCTTGTTGACGGCCTGTAAAtggacatttgttttgttttaatctaACTTCTGGAATGTAACAAGCAAACACGGATTTGCACAGCTGTTGATGGACATACGTAGTTTACATCCCAAACCTGAGTTTTGAGTGTCCTCTCAGACTGCAGCTGCTTCTCAAACGTGTGCTTCATCTGATTGATCTGCTGCTCCCAATCATTTGACTTCTCCGTttctagattaaaaaaaaaaaaaaaaagaaacaatgacAACTTGTTTCGGCAGGATTCAAGGTCAACGTTTTGATACCTTCGAGGGCCTCCTTCATTTTGTTGTTGAGCTCTTCCTTTTCATTGGCCAAGTTGGCGACATCACTGGTCAGGGTCCTATTGGCTTCTTCCAACTGTAACATCCACATGGTTTGTTATATAGTAAGCGATAGACAAAACCAAGTCACATCGTTTACCGAATTGATGGTGATGTCCTTGTCCGACAACTCCTGACGATGGCGGGCCATCATCTCTTTCAGCTCCAGCTCCTTCATGATTTTTTCCTTCTCCAGATCAGAGTATTGCTCCTCAGCGATGGAGCGAGCCAGCTGCTCTGAGTCAGCCTTAGTCAGTGTGATTTCCAGCTGGGCGGCCAGAGAATCTCTGAAAATGAAAGACTAAGCATCAGCCATCCACAAACGTACCAtagaaatactttttgaacatttATCCAGCCACCTAGAATCACTTCCTTTCGTATCTCCTTTCCTTTATATGGACTGAGTAGACTCATCACTTATGCTCTACCACTAGAGGCTGCTGTTAGCAATAGATTGTCACAAAGATCAGGCTGCAGAAAAAGTCTGGATGCCGGAGATATTTGTTTGCCATTTTGCTTGTCAGGcttacagaaaaagaaaaaaaaaatgtttttgaaaagtttaaacaCCTCTCTTCCTGTGCTTCCTGAAGAGACTGCTGCACTTCTTTCAAAAGTTTGTTCCTCTCATCACATTCTTCTTTTAGTTCACGAACTTGGGTCTTGTACAAAGTCTGGAAAACAAAACGCAAGGACGAATAAATGACTGCTGTACTACATACAACGCATTGCCTTCGTATGTTTTTATATGAGGTAGTATAAACTGACAGAGAAATACTGTTCAGCTTCTAACTGGTCTTGTAGTTCCTTCATTTGCCCGTCTGTGTCTTGTCTTTCTCTGTAAACAAAAGAGTGACATTATGTatcctctctagctgtcaaagtATCAAATGTGCATCAATAAAGAATGGACTGACTTGCGCAGCTCCTGATTCTGTTTTTCCAAGCTGCGTTTAATGTCCAGTAGGTGATTTGTTTCTTGCTTGAGCTGCTTTTCGGACGTTCGCAGGGAGTTGAGTTGTTGGTTCTGGGCCTTGAGGTCATTTTGAGTCAGGTTACGTTTCTGGGTTTCCTGCTCAATCTTCAGCGTTAGATTCTTCACctgcagaaaaacaaacaacaacgttGATTTCCATCCAGGCCATAATTAACATCCGAGCGAGCAGTAAATACAAGTCAATACGGTCGGTCACTCACTTCCTCCGTGAGGTGGTCTTTGTGTCTGCGCAGCTCATCTAGCTTCTGGAGAGCTTGTTTATAGTCACAGTCCATCATACTGCTATGCTTTTCCTGTTCGAGTATCCTGTTCTCCAGCCGCAGTTTGGCAGCTCGTTCCTCTGCCAGCTTCTGCTCCATCTCTGGATTGTGTCATGGAGAGATAGTCAGGGACATTTCACAATGCTtaaatgttttgaaaactaCGCTAAGTGAATCGTACCCTTGGTGGACTCTGATTTTGCACCCTCGATGGTGACTTTTATCTTGTTCTTGTCGGCCAGCAGAGCCCTGGTGGCTTTATGCGAGCCCTGCTCCTGCTCCAGCTCCTGCTGCAAGACCTTGAGTTTATAGGTCAAATCGATCTCTTTGTTGCTCTTCTCCTGTGTACGAGCAAAAAGGTCTTTGAACACGCATGCCAAAGGTCGGTCGGGATGCCAAAATGACCCAATCATGGCAGGCCACAAGTCCGCAAGTAAATCTAGATAGAAAAAGTGGTGCAGTGTCTAGTTGGATGACGACATGAACCTTTTGCAAGTCAGTGAGCTTCTCTTGAAGATGCCTCTTCTCAGTCTCCATTTTGGAGAGAGCTCGTTTCTGCTGCTGTAGCTCCTCCTCAAGGCCGGAGACCCGCCCTGCGCCACAGATAAGGCCGGTTCAGATTTCAgccaacgcacacacacacacacacacacactccctacCCCGCCCGGATGGACACGCTAGGTCAAATTGTTGCATTCATCTTACGCACCCATCAAGTCACTGATGGTCTCCGAGCCTTGGCTGTGCTCCCTTCGCTCTGCTTCCAGGGCGGCCTGCAGACTGATGCATTCCTTCTCCAAGCTGAGCTTGCTGCGCTCCAGCAGACAGCATTTGTCCTGCAGCTCTCGCGTGTTCACCTccagctgctgcagctgtttgcTGTTCTCCGTCTGGTTTTTACGGAGCCTGGTCGCCGACTCGGATTCGGCCCGTAGCAAGATGTTGGCTTCTTCCAACTGAGAGAGAATGATTGTGAGCTTTCCAAAACTCCTCCGAGGGTCAAAACGCCATTTTGTGTCAAGCAACTTCAAAAGGATTTTCTTCAAATGAAAAGATCAATCAATACAATGTGCGTGATAAAAGCAAACGACTGACCTGTTTCTGCAGATGAATGTTCTTCTCATTGGAAATGTGCGAATTctgattccttttttttaagtcGTCGAGCTGATCGCGTAGGTTGTTAACTGTAAAACAAGGTACAACCAAAAAGGGTATCCATAATATTACGTCAATCCATGTTCCATCAACTCAAAAGCTCCTcgtgaaaaatatatattgtttttGAATTCAATTTTCTTACAATATTCTTCTTGAATTTTTTATGGTTGCATTTGACATACGTAAGCATTAGATTTATTCAAGGATTACCTTCAACGAGGGTCCAAAAATGGTAATGCCAATGAGCTGAATGTGTGCAATCACCTTCATTTTCCAGACAGCGTTTCCTGTCAGCTTCGCTCTCAGCCTTGCGGTGGCTCTCCAGGCTCTTGTGCTGCAGAAGGGCCTTCTCCCTTTCCAGCTGCCTCAGGCTGGACTCCAAATTCTTCCTGCCGCTCACCTGAATTCAGGCATTTCATACCTTGTCAAACCTTTTACAGTCCTGTCATCAGTTTATCACCACTTAGATTGGGTCTTTAACACAAGTCGGACATTTTATGTGGTTCAACTGAGACATAGTAACTACAAAAAGCCATCAAAATTTAAGAGTGTAAAAGTTAACTatggtgcagaaaaaaaaactggaaccATCAATATCTTGCAACACAAAATGTGCCTGAGCAGCAGAGATTTACTGGCAGTTATTGTTCTACCTCATCTTCGAGTTCTTTGGAAACTTTATCCAGACGACTTGTGGCAGCTCTGAGGAGTTACAGATAAATCATTAGAAGAAACATCAACGATCCAGCTTTTATTGAGCTTCAGCAGAGCTTTGTGTACCTGAATTTGTGCTCCAGATCATCTTTGGCTTGTTTCTCATTATTCAACTGCACTTCCAAATGGCCAAGCTTCTTCTGTAA
Coding sequences:
- the rock2a gene encoding rho-associated protein kinase 2 isoform X2, which translates into the protein MSQGAEKRMESRLKKLQDLMRNPRSALNLESLLDSLNAVVLDLDYPALRKNKNIDTFLNRYESVIRQARDLQMKSDDFDRVKVIGRGAFGEVQLVRHKASQKVYAMKLLSKFEMIKRSDSAFFWEERDIMAFANSPWVVQLCCAFQDEHYLYMVMEYMPGGDLVNLTSTYDVPEKWAKFYTAEVVMALDAIHSMGFIHRDVKPDNMLLDRQGHLKLADFGTCMKMDSTGMVRCDTAVGTPDYISPEVLKSQGGDGCYGRECDWWSVGVFIFEMLVGDTPFYADSLVGTYSKIMDHKNSLNFPDDVEISKDAKNIICAFLTDREVRLGQNGVEEIKRHPFFRNDQWNFDTIRETVAPVVPELSSDIDTSNFDEIEDDKGDVETFPTPKAFVGNQLPFVGFTYFKEDQLLTAPNNSSSMNDNSKGESVALQKKLGHLEVQLNNEKQAKDDLEHKFRAATSRLDKVSKELEDEVSGRKNLESSLRQLEREKALLQHKSLESHRKAESEADRKRCLENEVNNLRDQLDDLKKRNQNSHISNEKNIHLQKQLEEANILLRAESESATRLRKNQTENSKQLQQLEVNTRELQDKCCLLERSKLSLEKECISLQAALEAERREHSQGSETISDLMGRVSGLEEELQQQKRALSKMETEKRHLQEKLTDLQKEKSNKEIDLTYKLKVLQQELEQEQGSHKATRALLADKNKIKVTIEGAKSESTKEMEQKLAEERAAKLRLENRILEQEKHSSMMDCDYKQALQKLDELRRHKDHLTEEVKNLTLKIEQETQKRNLTQNDLKAQNQQLNSLRTSEKQLKQETNHLLDIKRSLEKQNQELRKERQDTDGQMKELQDQLEAEQYFSTLYKTQVRELKEECDERNKLLKEVQQSLQEAQEERDSLAAQLEITLTKADSEQLARSIAEEQYSDLEKEKIMKELELKEMMARHRQELSDKDITINSLEEANRTLTSDVANLANEKEELNNKMKEALEETEKSNDWEQQINQMKHTFEKQLQSERTLKTQAVNKLAEIMNRKEVRGGSSRRGNDTDMRRKEKENRKLQLELRSEKEKLNSTIIKYQREINEMQAQLADESQMRIELQMALDSKDSDIEQLRNLLQSLSVQSIESASVCSGPDFDTDDALTETRLEGWLSLPVRNNTKKFGWEKKYVVVSSKKILFYKSEQDKEQSIPYMVLDIDKLFHVRPVTQTDVYRADAKEIPRIFQILYANEGESKKEPEFPVEPLAIGEKSSYICHKGHEFIPTLYHFPTNCEACTKPLWNMFKPPPALECRRCHIKCHKDHMDKKEEIIAPCKVNYDVSTAKNLLLLATSQEEQQKWVSRLVKKIPKKPPPPESLSRSSPRASMKVQPSQSLRRPSRQLPISKSS
- the rock2a gene encoding rho-associated protein kinase 2 isoform X1, with translation MSQGAEKRMESRLKKLQDLMRNPRSALNLESLLDSLNAVVLDLDYPALRKNKNIDTFLNRYESVIRQARDLQMKSDDFDRVKVIGRGAFGEVQLVRHKASQKVYAMKLLSKFEMIKRSDSAFFWEERDIMAFANSPWVVQLCCAFQDEHYLYMVMEYMPGGDLVNLTSTYDVPEKWAKFYTAEVVMALDAIHSMGFIHRDVKPDNMLLDRQGHLKLADFGTCMKMDSTGMVRCDTAVGTPDYISPEVLKSQGGDGCYGRECDWWSVGVFIFEMLVGDTPFYADSLVGTYSKIMDHKNSLNFPDDVEISKDAKNIICAFLTDREVRLGQNGVEEIKRHPFFRNDQWNFDTIRETVAPVVPELSSDIDTSNFDEIEDDKGDVETFPTPKAFVGNQLPFVGFTYFKEDQLLTAPNNSSSMNDNSKGESVALQKKLGHLEVQLNNEKQAKDDLEHKFRAATSRLDKVSKELEDEVSGRKNLESSLRQLEREKALLQHKSLESHRKAESEADRKRCLENEVNNLRDQLDDLKKRNQNSHISNEKNIHLQKQLEEANILLRAESESATRLRKNQTENSKQLQQLEVNTRELQDKCCLLERSKLSLEKECISLQAALEAERREHSQGSETISDLMGRVSGLEEELQQQKRALSKMETEKRHLQEKLTDLQKEKSNKEIDLTYKLKVLQQELEQEQGSHKATRALLADKNKIKVTIEGAKSESTKEMEQKLAEERAAKLRLENRILEQEKHSSMMDCDYKQALQKLDELRRHKDHLTEEVKNLTLKIEQETQKRNLTQNDLKAQNQQLNSLRTSEKQLKQETNHLLDIKRSLEKQNQELRKERQDTDGQMKELQDQLEAEQYFSTLYKTQVRELKEECDERNKLLKEVQQSLQEAQEERDSLAAQLEITLTKADSEQLARSIAEEQYSDLEKEKIMKELELKEMMARHRQELSDKDITINSLEEANRTLTSDVANLANEKEELNNKMKEALEETEKSNDWEQQINQMKHTFEKQLQSERTLKTQAVNKLAEIMNRKEVRGGSSRRGNDTDMRRKEKENRKLQLELRSEKEKLNSTIIKYQREINEMQAQLADESQMRIELQMALDSKDSDIEQLRNLLQSLSVQSIESASVCSGPDFDTDDALTETRLEGWLSLPVRNNTKKFGWEKKYVVVSSKKILFYKSEQDKEQSIPYMVLDIDKLFHVRPVTQTDVYRADAKEIPRIFQILYANEGESKKEPEFPVEPLAIGEKSSYICHKGHEFIPTLYHFPTNCEACTKPLWNMFKPPPALECRRCHIKCHKDHMDKKEEIIAPCKVNYDVSTAKNLLLLATSQEEQQKWVSRLVKKIPKKPPPPESLSRSSPRASMKVQPSQSLRRPSRQLPISKSRSNGFKLMREDSSSGLC
- the rock2a gene encoding rho-associated protein kinase 2 isoform X3 gives rise to the protein MGGADEHYLYMVMEYMPGGDLVNLTSTYDVPEKWAKFYTAEVVMALDAIHSMGFIHRDVKPDNMLLDRQGHLKLADFGTCMKMDSTGMVRCDTAVGTPDYISPEVLKSQGGDGCYGRECDWWSVGVFIFEMLVGDTPFYADSLVGTYSKIMDHKNSLNFPDDVEISKDAKNIICAFLTDREVRLGQNGVEEIKRHPFFRNDQWNFDTIRETVAPVVPELSSDIDTSNFDEIEDDKGDVETFPTPKAFVGNQLPFVGFTYFKEDQLLTAPNNSSSMNDNSKGESVALQKKLGHLEVQLNNEKQAKDDLEHKFRAATSRLDKVSKELEDEVSGRKNLESSLRQLEREKALLQHKSLESHRKAESEADRKRCLENEVNNLRDQLDDLKKRNQNSHISNEKNIHLQKQLEEANILLRAESESATRLRKNQTENSKQLQQLEVNTRELQDKCCLLERSKLSLEKECISLQAALEAERREHSQGSETISDLMGRVSGLEEELQQQKRALSKMETEKRHLQEKLTDLQKEKSNKEIDLTYKLKVLQQELEQEQGSHKATRALLADKNKIKVTIEGAKSESTKEMEQKLAEERAAKLRLENRILEQEKHSSMMDCDYKQALQKLDELRRHKDHLTEEVKNLTLKIEQETQKRNLTQNDLKAQNQQLNSLRTSEKQLKQETNHLLDIKRSLEKQNQELRKERQDTDGQMKELQDQLEAEQYFSTLYKTQVRELKEECDERNKLLKEVQQSLQEAQEERDSLAAQLEITLTKADSEQLARSIAEEQYSDLEKEKIMKELELKEMMARHRQELSDKDITINSLEEANRTLTSDVANLANEKEELNNKMKEALEETEKSNDWEQQINQMKHTFEKQLQSERTLKTQAVNKLAEIMNRKEVRGGSSRRGNDTDMRRKEKENRKLQLELRSEKEKLNSTIIKYQREINEMQAQLADESQMRIELQMALDSKDSDIEQLRNLLQSLSVQSIESASVCSGPDFDTDDALTETRLEGWLSLPVRNNTKKFGWEKKYVVVSSKKILFYKSEQDKEQSIPYMVLDIDKLFHVRPVTQTDVYRADAKEIPRIFQILYANEGESKKEPEFPVEPLAIGEKSSYICHKGHEFIPTLYHFPTNCEACTKPLWNMFKPPPALECRRCHIKCHKDHMDKKEEIIAPCKVNYDVSTAKNLLLLATSQEEQQKWVSRLVKKIPKKPPPPESLSRSSPRASMKVQPSQSLRRPSRQLPISKSRSNGFKLMREDSSSGLC